Genomic window (Balnearium lithotrophicum):
CAATAATTAAAGGAGCCAACTTGGTGGTTTCAAACGACTCCTCTCCGGTACACGTTGCCGTTTCTGTAAAAACGCCTGTAGTTGAAATATACGGTTCAACAGTTCCAGAGTTTGGTTTTTTCCCCTACGGTAGAGGAGAAATTGTTGAACTGAGAGGGTTAAAGTGTAGACCCTGTGGAATCCACGGAAGAAGGAAATGTCCAGAGGGACACTTTAAGTGTATGGTAGATTTAAAGCCTGAAATTGTTATTGAAAGGATAGAGAAAATTCTATGATATATTTCGTCTCTTCAAACAACCTTCAGGAGGATGTTAAATGAACGTTAGGGTTACTCCACTTGATATTCAGCCGGTTAATAACCAGGAGATAGAGATTGTTGAAAGAAAGGGGGTAGGGCATCCTGATACAATATGCGATGCCCTTGCGGAGAGGTTGTCGGCTGAACTGTGCAAAATTTACTATGAGAAGTTTGGATTTGTCCTCCACCACAACGTTGATAAGAACCTACTTGTAGGTGGAAGTGCCGTTCCAAAATTTGGGGGAGGAGAGGTAAAGGAACCTATAGAAATCTTCCTATCTGGAAGGGCAATAAAGGAGTACAAAGGGGAAAAAATACCTGTAGATGAGATTGCTGTCGAATGTGCTAAGGATTGGCTGAGGGAGAATATTCACGCGATAGACCCTGAAAACCACGTAAGGATTCACACGTACATAAGGCCAGGTTCTGTTGATTTAGTTGACATATACATGAGGCAACTTAAGGCTGGACTTCCCCTTTCAAACGATACCTCGTTTGGTGTAGGTTTTGCTCCATTCGATGAGTTAGAGAATGTTGTTTACCACGTAGAAAGGAGGCTAAACGATAAGGAGTTTAAAAAGGCTCACCCCGAAGTTGGTGAGGACATAAAAGTTATGGGAGTAAGGGTAGGTGAAAAGATAAAAATAACGATAGCCTGTGCTTTTGTTGATAAGTTTGTCAAGGACATAGACGACTACGTGGAGAAGAGGGAAAATGTAAGGAGGACCGCATTAGACGTTGCAAAGAAGTTCACGGTTAGGGAAGTTGAGGTAGATATAAACACCGGTGACGACATAGAGAATCAAAACGTTTACATAACTGTAACTGGAACATCTGCAGAGGCCGGGGATGACGGTGAAGTCGGAAGGGGTAATAGGGTAAACGGGCTGATTACTCCTTACAGACCTATGAGTCTTGAGGCGGCAGCCGGAAAAAATCCGATTACCCACGTAGGAAAGCTTTACAACATAACGGCAAACGATATAGCTAAGAGCGTGACGGAGGAGATTCCTGAAATTGAGGAAGCCTACGTCTACATGGTGAGTCAGATTGGAAAGCCGATAAACCAGCCTCTCGCTGTTGATGTAAAGGTAAGGTCTGCTGAGAACTTGGAA
Coding sequences:
- a CDS encoding methionine adenosyltransferase; translation: MNVRVTPLDIQPVNNQEIEIVERKGVGHPDTICDALAERLSAELCKIYYEKFGFVLHHNVDKNLLVGGSAVPKFGGGEVKEPIEIFLSGRAIKEYKGEKIPVDEIAVECAKDWLRENIHAIDPENHVRIHTYIRPGSVDLVDIYMRQLKAGLPLSNDTSFGVGFAPFDELENVVYHVERRLNDKEFKKAHPEVGEDIKVMGVRVGEKIKITIACAFVDKFVKDIDDYVEKRENVRRTALDVAKKFTVREVEVDINTGDDIENQNVYITVTGTSAEAGDDGEVGRGNRVNGLITPYRPMSLEAAAGKNPITHVGKLYNITANDIAKSVTEEIPEIEEAYVYMVSQIGKPINQPLAVDVKVRSAENLEAFRPKIEVIVNENLSRMNEIWKRLINGEITVY